Below is a genomic region from Nilaparvata lugens isolate BPH chromosome 3, ASM1435652v1, whole genome shotgun sequence.
TTATTGTGTGGAAGGCAGTTGTTTTACTTATGCCACAGCCTGGCTCTGGGCCAAAGAATGGCATACTAGAACCCCGCTTAGCAAGCTCATCTGCACGCTCATTACCTCCTAGGCCTACATGGCCAGGTACCCAACCATCTTGTAACTCTAATTCTCAATTATAGGCTACCACCTAATCATAATTTTAAAACCATTATTAACCAAAATAGGCCTACGAACCTGTTTTCTAATTTTGGTTGGCAAATCCTTGTTCATCAGTTCACTGATCACAACTGGAGTTTTCTTTgcctaaaaaatgaaaaacttatATAAAAACGAGTTCTGGTAGTGTACGtagtttattcatgtatttttaAAGTATTCtcataaattaaatattgaaaagacGAGGGGTTGAGTTTCTGTCAATGTGTGCGGAATTGACGTATTCAAATTTACttaaaatttactattatacATCTTATAGTTTTAATAGTGCTTCCTAATTACGTCCAGTTTATCACTTCAAACGTTAAATATCTCTCGTAAGAGACTCATCACCattaaatcatatattattgaaacaataatcaACTTTTTGTAGATACTGCAGAACATTTATGTCGTTGTAAAACTTATTGAAATATTagtataataatactattcatgaATGGAATGAGTTTGAAGTAGAACAAGACTTGCAAATAAATCTTTCTTACCTCTCTAGCTGTTAAGACACAGGGCACAATAGGGAGCAGAATTTCAATTAGACAAGTTGTAATTTTGACTACTTTCCGAATTATACGACAAATGATTTCAAGATTTATCTCTTTTTCGTCGGAGTCCATCCAATAATCGATGAAGAAAAAAGTAACACTTATCATTCTTGCGGATGAATTGAACATAACCAATAGAACTTTGAAGCAAAGAAGCTCACCAACTGTTGTAACAGTTTTGCACAATGTCCAGTGCAAATCAATTAGCACCGGTATAGTAATATGATTGTAGTTATCTGCAACAATGAAAatgattgattaaataaactGCATTCATATATCATTTGAATTCACCTCTCGTCTTTACTACGAGGATCGTTCCATAATATCAAGTTACATTATTCTTTTAAAACTCTGTAAATGGCAGGAAAAGGCTGAAATTTTCATTGAACTGTCTTCCTTCCAGGTTTAGTGGCAGTGCTGTAAGAGTTTTATGCGGCTGCCATGATTCATTCTTCAGTTACTAGCAATCCAATATGGAGCTAACACTCACTTATTTACTGGTACGTATTGAAAAATACGTAGTCATTTGTTTTTCAACAGGAAATAATAAAAGTGCAACTGGAATATTCACCACAAGTTGTGCAGTGTGAAACTTTTACAGCACTGCCACTAAACCTGTTTCCTGCCATGTAAACAGAATTATAAAAAGTATTGTAACTAATTAACGATcctttattcatattgaataccGTACAGAATACACGAAAATACTTACAAAAAACTACATACAGTACACACTAAAACTCGTTTTTATACAAGATTTAAAATTTCCCAAACAAATAGGCCTATATCTCCAGTGTACTGATGAACAATGATTTCTCaacaattattaaaatgaaatgaatgagtagGTAGGCTACATTAGAAATCTAAGTTGAAAAAATTTACTTTTCAAGTGTAGACACTTATCATCTACTCACATAATTTGACACTGATTTAACAACACAATTGATTCGACATAATTTAACAACACATAATTTTGATGTCGGATTTTTAATGTAGCCTACTCATTTAGCCTGcttcatttttgtttgataCGGTATTTAAATGTGAGTATCCTTgaaaaggtttgagatatcgatgtgagGTTTTCGTCACTCAATTCCTCTTAAAATTCTATATAGAAataatgtatcatatgaccaccttccaattaaaaaaaaaaatgaagttgaattctAAATGGCGGACTAAAAGTTTGAAGTGACATAAAATTAGGTTTTTCTATTTGAATAGGACCCCTAATGAAAAATTCCCTGTGAAACTATATTGTAAAAGAAATACTGACCTGTTTCATAGCCACCTCTCATAGTCACCATTAGATTTGTGTATTAGAGTTGGCTATGCCTGTTTCCATAATCTTCACCAACCCTGTATCGTTTTTAGATATTTAAGTACCTGTACTTTAACCATATTTAAGAAGCAAATATAGATGTTGTATAACCGAAATCGGGTTTAAATAATGTGGTTATCTTAAATATGGTTAAAGTACCTGTACTTTAACAATATTTAAGAAGCAAATATAGATGATGTATAATCGAAATTGGGTTTAAATAATGTGaatttattatatgtttttagagaacaaatatattttactatttcattttgatataaagTTATTCACGTTGAAAAAACTCTTACGGAATGAaataatcttaataatattctaatcaaATATATCATTCATATTTCATCATATCAAGCAATCATACTAACATTAGAGACAGAGACTACAAACtctccaaaattcaaaaaatcgtTATGATTCGAAGGTTCAAGTTTAGAATTTGTACACTTGCTAAGGTCACTTGAACCTTAAATTTAAACTTAAATCTAGTCTATGAAATGGGCAGAGGAGATGAATGCATTCAGTTGAGTACTAACCTGTATTACCAATGACTTCCACGAAAGGCAAAATGGAATTGACAGTGAATATTTGACTATCATATCTGTCAACAATTCTCACTAGGTTCCTGTTCACTTCTTCAAAACCACATTTCAATTTCTGATGCATTTCATACAGTTGCACGATAACAAATGCCAAGTGACTTTTAACAAACACAATGTATACAGTCACAGGAATTGAAGGAATATCGATGTAGAAGATGATGGATGAAAGAACAACTGCTACAAGTAGAATGAAAGTAGATCCTTTGGGAAAATGGTTTCTACATCGCCGGCCGCACATCattctattgatttgaaaaagtttACCAGCGATCTgacacaatttccttgattcgTCTAATGAGAGAATGAGATTCCAGTATATAGTAAGACTAGAAGTCAACAATGGAAAAACGGTTAAAAAGTGCATTCGAAAAGAGTCATCTAACATAAAAAGCAATGTTACAgttgtataaattaatagtaataaacaagaataaattagATATGGTACGGtgaattttatagaaatattttcacCTCGACAATTCATTGGGGTGATGCCTATAGTCTTCATAAAATAATGAACTGGATAGGACGTCCACAATGATAGATGATCATTCTCTAAAATGTCGAGAtgtgataaatttttcttttttgaactCAATTTTTGAATAACTTTCCATCTATTTATCCGTTTTAAGAAAAGAGTCTCTGTTTTCTTCTTTGAATCACCATGATTAGTCTCTCCATTAAccatttttaatattgttatgaggattaagtttttgtaattattttgagATTACGAATTGGCTCATACATAGTTTTATCACAAGAGATAGATGTGGATTCCAATCCATAACACCTAAGTCGATGCATGGAAGAAATAGACAGCATAAAtgctgaattgtatttgagatcAATTTTGATTCATTTGGAAATTGCTTTGTTATATAGATAAGCGGTAATGGTATCTCGCACTCAATCCAATTCCTAACAATCAATAATCTCTATCATCGGACAAAATAAGCACTCCCACATTCAATTTTAGTGACAAACTTATcatttttggttttataaaataaattattccttTCATGAGCATCAGAAAATTGCATATTAATAGTCAATATAACATGTATGATATAGCTAGTCGTGATCATAAAAAGACGAATATAAGGGTACTGGTCGAATCGTTTGAgagtataaaatattatataatagacaTAAAAATTTTTGTAGAGGCAGTTAAGCAAAATTCCATTATATCAAATTGAAAGAAACAATTCTAACTTTCCGAAGAATTTCGGGACTTATTTTAAAACACATTAAATTATTTCGTtggctgataaaaatattttgtcagagggaaacattcaaaaataaatattttcttgtaCCCATAAACATTCGAATTTCATATTATGAGGGTGTGGATTTCGATTAATTTGATAACACTAGAATCTAAGTTAGGTAGCAAACCtccattataaaaaaaaacatctcaattttaatgaatataCATTTAATAACACTGAATATAAGTAAAGTATAAATACATAGTGCAGTACTGCAGTATAACATTTGTTTTCGAATggtaactattattattatacatcaCAAGGTGATTGAGCCTACAAAACTGAGAGTAAACCaatgatttttcataaaaatgacTACAGTATTTGAAAAGCTTATATAGCTTACACTTCTAAGATTTCTAAGATAGCAAAGCAATTCAAGATTGTTCATACTCGTTAATTCAAATTCTCATCATATGGAAAATTACATTTGTTTTGTAGATGGTTGCTTCAAGTTTGAGAATAGTTTTGAGTGTTATTATGATTGAGGTCCACATAAATCTTCGCAGAAGCTTTTTGTTGTACAAAGATGATGAGGTAAGTCGAAGCAAATCCAGCTATCTGTAAAACAAATATCAAAACTATTACTTGATATTCATCGGAAAGGAAAGTGGAAAGTACATTCCCTCCCAGAAACTCCTTTCACACAGTatggtttttgaaaaaaaacgtaggaataatttaatcaattattccATTACTTGAATGATGAGAAATAAGCGGCATAGAAGATAAAATatatcaattacatttaatgaattaaatattattaataacataaaaaatatcaatgcGATCAATTCATCTAGGATCATTACTTAggattaatattgaaaatgctGTGAGGATTACCAATATATCAATACAGTAGAatgattgcaaagaatttagagtaaaacttatttttaatttgacaTACATTCGccacaaacataatttttttatttgacttGAATACGCCTGTGAAAGTTAGGGCGTTGTGTTCAAGCTGTGTAAAACTGTGTGTTAAATATAACTGCcataaaaaacatatctaaCTGCCATTAGAAACATATCTAACTGCCATAAGAAACATACTTAACTGTCATcagaaacatatctaaatgcCATCAACAGTAGAGGGAAGATGCCAACTTAAAGGAATGCATCCAACGGTAGCCCTTCTGGCCGCAAATCGAAGATTACTCTGATATCTCTCAcagaaaattagttttttttataaaattaaatttttcatatgaATTTGTTTTTTACAAAGTGTATTGCTGCAGAGCGCAGAGGCTTGCGTTCAACACAGCTTTATACTTACAATTACTCGAGTTAGGCTTGCCAGGTCGTTTaacattttgaaataataaatatttataacgCCTATGAATAAGTGGATGGACTCACCGATGTAATAATTGACAAGTCGAATTTGAAAAGTCCCATGGGATGGAAATCAGCATTGTGCAATTTCAAGCGTTGAATGGATTTCTCAAgctgaaattaaataaaaaaaattttttaacttggttcaaaaaaatgtataattcatttGTGTGACCAAGTATTTACAGATCTAGACTTAAGTTATACACTTGCTCATTGAAATtctaatcaattacaaattaatttaataaaccaacagttttttcaaaatgaagattttaattattgtatattattttttcttagtTAGTTCACGACACACAATGTGTGTCATTTCTCCTCTGAAACATAAACTAAATTACGGATAGAATTCCAATGGAATTAGCAAGTACtaaatttcttgaaatatttaGGGATTTCAAATTGTTGATTTAGATGGTTCGGTCACATGAAAAAGGTAATTTGTCCTTATGCCGCTGCAATTTCAACCTTTTCTGGTTACTGAACCATCTATAGTAGTACATTCATCCACTTCAATAAATAGAGCAgaggtgaatatttttttctaaaatggCGTTTTTGATAATAACAAGTAAGAACTTTTAACAAGCTCTATTTAATAATAGGTTATATAAGATCTGGGAAGGTCACGCATGATTGAAAGAGAACTGAATCCcatgaatattcaaatgattGGAAATCAGAACGTAAAATTTCTGTTATTCCTAAAAATTGAATGTTAAATTTAGAATGAATTAATGAACAAGACAAAGGACAAAAcacaatattaaattaaaaatcattCTCATATTATTCAATGACTTGGTTATTTGCTGGGCTCAACaaacaatcctattatattaagcgagcaatatctgtacagggtgattcataattatggtaaaataatttaatacgtgatagtagaggtaaaaataagaaaaaaagttcatataaacatatatccataaccgcttcattagcgagctatacagagtgaaagatttcgcccggaattcagttcctctggtgaaatacaccgatgctgaattgtttggcgactagtttttgagaaaattatgctggattcatattattagttctctcctcataaaacagcaaatttttgtggtgtaatgtactacattagaatacattttattcaacttttatttaaatttagtttacacagcttacatcattcttttcagaattaaattctctacaatttttatttcaaaaaaaaattgtttactggtcattaaaaaaagttattgggcatcaaacgtagaagtctgtgtttttctacgtagatttttttcatatttcaacttttttctcaaaaactactcacactacagcttccagactagttttattcaatttttcagatatttttccatatgaatccagcataattttctcaaaaactagtcgccaaacaattcagcatcggtgtatttcaccagaggaactgaattccgggcgaaatctttcactctgtatagctcgctaatgaagcggttatggatatatgtttatatgaacttttttcttatttttgccttattttaccataattatgaaacaccctgtatatctGGTTTTTATCagctgtatttttatattttcaataccGGGAACCgagattctctaaaatgatcgtgtttatattttatagctggttatacgtcagcttatgaattttggggatgcgatattttgattttccacagaatcactcgctcactttttaatatccacagacgacgaaagtctcagctgtttcagtcaaggatgaattatccttttattgttgttcagcgagttttcctaaggatgagacctagtgcaatcgaatttttatatcataaacctactatgttccaaatttcgtgaaaatcgttagagccgttctcgagatccgttgaacataaataaccagatatcctattatattaagcgagcaatttctgtatatttgttcatatttttatatctggttatctggctatttatgtttaacggatcttgaaaacggctctaacgattttcacgaaattcggaacatagtaggtttatgatataaaaattcgattgcactaggtctcatccttgggaaaactcgctgaacgacattaaaaggataattcatccttggctgaaacagctgagactttcgacGTCTGTGGATATTAAAAattgagcgagtgattctgtggaaaatcaaaatattgacaataaataataagattttataaaataaaataaaacctGAAATCATCAATACAGACCTGTCGTCTGACATTTGTAGGTAAGTATTTGTTGAGTAATGGACAGATCACATGCGATGTTCTTTTTGcctgaaaaataatgaattatgaagcaaaagaaaaattttcattactattcaTAGAtacaggacctcctaaatattagtttttaggaggtcctgatagATGTCAATAAATTGAAGGGTGATCACCAGAGAGTGAAAGTTTTACAAATAAACTTGAATGAAGTTTATTTAACTTGAACATAAATCATTTTTACTACTTAGAAATACTTGTACTAAGATGCCATTTCAGAGCATAAAATTGTGTTATTTACGGAAAACAACATTAAATAGTTCAAATCCATTTTCTTGAATCTGTAAGTtcctttctcttaattttttattagaCTTTTGACAATTGATTAGACTTCACTGAGAGGTTTTGATAATATAGGAtaccattcaattcaatttgtcaaaatacaaatttatcaGTTTTGGATGCAAtatcctaattttgataaagatTGAATTCTACAGATCTGCCTTGATGCAAGGTTTGTGCTTGCATACTTGATAATTTGAGTTACTATAACCTTTCAAAAATCAAAGTAATTGAGTTTGGGAATCTTGACGGCCGCAGCTTGTTGCCGTGCCGAAAAAGGAAATTAGCCTGCATACATTTATTTTAAGGAACCACAACCAAAATAGTTCCTTGTGTTaccataacaatttttttcttagttTTCAGTTGATAAATCGGGTATAGAGAAACAGCATACTGTAATAGTATTGCTCTTGATTGCGATAATTGACCTAGATTTAGGACAATTTCATTTAGTAAATTTGTAACTCTGGACAATAAGAccaattaaattttgtaaactaTAGTTGACAtgttctcaatttttatttatttcatttacaatgaaaatgacactaatgtattAAAATTgtcagataaaataataaggtagtccaaaataaacattaaaactataaattttatagttttaaatACATTGTTTATTATTAAACCATGTATTTAAAACTTCTCTGAGCCGGCCACTGACGAGCATTCCAACAAGCCAAAAGGTACGGTAGCATGCTATTGGAACGACATAAATGGTGAAACTGCTCGTTATTTTGGTAGACTGAAAGGCTCG
It encodes:
- the LOC111052135 gene encoding uncharacterized protein LOC111052135 isoform X2, which gives rise to MVNGETNHGDSKKKTETLFLKRINRWKVIQKLSSKKKNLSHLDILENDHLSLWTSYPVHYFMKTIGITPMNCRGENISIKFTVPYLIYSCLLLLIYTTVTLLFMLDDSFRMHFLTVFPLLTSSLTIYWNLILSLDESRKLCQIAGKLFQINRMMCGRRCRNHFPKGSTFILLVAVVLSSIIFYIDIPSIPVTVYIVFVKSHLAFVIVQLYEMHQKLKCGFEEVNRNLVRIVDRYDSQIFTVNSILPFVEVIGNTDNYNHITIPVLIDLHWTLCKTVTTVGELLCFKVLLVMFNSSARMISVTFFFIDYWMDSDEKEINLEIICRIIRKVVKITTCLIEILLPIVPCVLTAREAKKTPVVISELMNKDLPTKIRKQLERSIKLLKLHNAETSVNGLLKFDLSIMTTIAGFATSYLLIFVQHEASLKSFVNTNKNETQS
- the LOC120348829 gene encoding putative gustatory receptor 28b isoform X3, which produces MLLVMVHFCFRFINTPFTLITFWMNARDRGKVDIVVVASKAIEVLMYVFEILFLIMPCVQTASEAKRTSHVICPLLNKYLPTNVRRQLEKSIQRLKLHNADFHPMGLFKFDLSIITSIAGFASTYLIIFVQQKASAKIYVDLNHNNTQNYSQT